In the Candidatus Saccharimonas aalborgensis genome, one interval contains:
- a CDS encoding L-threonylcarbamoyladenylate synthase — protein sequence MPALRISALSDPRLIDLLKNGAIGVMPTDTVYGLVGIANNQLAITRLYHLKSRARQPGTTIAATTDQLIALGFPRAEVLKAARFWPNAVSVEMSAASLPRYLSDGQEHMAARIPAHSDLQKLLLTTGPLMTTSANTPNAPTSQSIDQAIDYFGEKIDFYVDIGPLGDRPPSTIIGFDSAGEIIVYRQGAVPIL from the coding sequence ATGCCAGCACTGCGGATCTCAGCACTGAGTGATCCTCGTCTTATCGATCTATTAAAAAACGGCGCTATCGGCGTTATGCCAACAGATACTGTGTATGGGTTGGTAGGTATTGCCAACAACCAACTGGCAATCACTCGCCTTTACCATCTCAAGTCACGCGCTCGGCAACCAGGTACCACTATAGCCGCAACCACAGATCAGCTCATCGCACTAGGGTTTCCTCGAGCAGAAGTTTTAAAAGCAGCTCGCTTCTGGCCAAATGCCGTAAGCGTGGAAATGAGCGCCGCTTCCCTTCCGAGATATCTTAGCGACGGGCAAGAACACATGGCGGCACGTATTCCCGCACACTCTGATCTTCAGAAGCTTTTACTTACGACCGGCCCACTTATGACAACGAGCGCAAACACACCAAATGCGCCTACCTCACAAAGTATCGACCAAGCAATCGACTATTTCGGTGAGAAAATAGACTTTTATGTCGATATCGGTCCTCTTGGCGACCGACCTCCGTCAACAATTATCGGATTCGACAGTGCCGGCGAGATTATCGTTTACCGACAGGGCGCCGTTCCCATTTTGTAA
- the tsaD gene encoding tRNA (adenosine(37)-N6)-threonylcarbamoyltransferase complex transferase subunit TsaD, translating into MRILGIESSCDETAAAVVEDGFHLLSNVVQSQIDIHAHYGGVVPEIAARSHIEAINPVIDKALTDANCSWDDIDAIAVTYAPGLVGSLLVGTLAARTLAIIHNKPLYPIHHVEAHVYANFITEQSPTMTPQLSLPTRQPSFPLLALIVSGGHTQLVLFHGHGTYELLGQTMDDAVGEAFDKVAKMIGLPYPGGVSVDKAALLGDSSTYQFPTPRTQGTYDFSFSGLKTAVLRATQREVGKDHTFPSHELPGLLNDLQRQNIAASFQKVAVRCLVDKTVAAYEQYLPNSVVIAGGVAACQPLRDRLREQLSIEIEYAPLALCTDNAAMIATLGYFHATAVPPADPLSLEVIPSLSMTRTSWVMAD; encoded by the coding sequence GTGAGAATCCTAGGAATCGAGAGTAGTTGTGACGAAACCGCTGCCGCCGTTGTAGAGGATGGATTTCATCTGCTATCCAATGTCGTCCAATCACAGATCGATATTCATGCCCATTACGGAGGGGTTGTACCGGAAATTGCGGCTCGCAGTCATATCGAGGCAATCAACCCCGTCATCGACAAGGCTTTGACAGATGCCAACTGTAGCTGGGATGATATCGATGCGATCGCTGTCACCTACGCACCTGGTTTAGTTGGATCTCTTTTGGTTGGTACGTTGGCGGCTCGCACACTTGCCATTATCCATAACAAGCCGCTGTATCCGATTCACCACGTGGAGGCGCACGTCTATGCCAACTTCATTACCGAGCAATCACCAACCATGACACCGCAGCTCTCGCTTCCCACTCGCCAGCCTTCTTTTCCTCTATTAGCGCTCATCGTATCTGGTGGTCATACGCAACTGGTTTTATTTCATGGTCATGGAACATACGAACTACTAGGACAAACCATGGATGATGCAGTCGGAGAAGCATTTGACAAGGTGGCAAAGATGATCGGTCTTCCCTACCCCGGAGGAGTATCGGTCGACAAGGCGGCACTGCTTGGTGATTCATCAACCTATCAGTTTCCCACTCCTCGGACTCAAGGCACCTATGATTTTTCCTTCTCTGGCCTCAAGACAGCCGTTCTGAGGGCAACTCAGCGTGAAGTAGGCAAAGATCACACTTTTCCCTCCCACGAGCTCCCAGGGCTGTTAAACGACCTTCAGCGACAAAATATCGCAGCCAGTTTCCAAAAAGTGGCAGTTCGGTGTTTGGTCGACAAGACGGTGGCGGCCTATGAGCAGTATCTGCCCAATTCAGTCGTCATTGCCGGTGGCGTTGCGGCCTGTCAGCCTCTGCGCGATCGCCTGCGAGAGCAGCTTTCGATCGAGATCGAGTACGCTCCTCTTGCCCTCTGTACCGACAACGCAGCGATGATCGCTACCTTAGGCTATTTTCATGCCACCGCTGTACCTCCCGCAGACCCCTTGTCACTTGAGGTAATTCCTTCACTATCAATGACCCGTACTTCATGGGTAATGGCGGACTAA
- a CDS encoding lipid II:glycine glycyltransferase FemX, translated as MIGATPCESRVDWDEFVSVTNGHPLQLWGWGDVKTAHHWTAHRILVNDGSEVIGGAQLLVRKLPGAFRRFVYIPRGPVSRTGREVDTLNALASYVRHHLPGTVLSVEPNTRVFPDIKGWRHSNRTILIPNTLVLDLTRTESELQADMTKKTRQYIRKSQRAELDFRQITTDEELNECLHIYHETAGRAEFALHSDAYYRDVHRNLGDASVIMAAFYEDKPVAFLWLAVSQEVAFELYGGMNEEGQRRRANYALKWQTILLCKQRGAKQYDMNGLLNDGVSTFKKGFASQETMLAGTYDYPLSPLYTIWNRALPIAKKLVRTTGKVLRRP; from the coding sequence ATGATTGGTGCAACACCGTGCGAGAGTAGAGTAGACTGGGACGAGTTTGTTTCGGTGACGAATGGTCACCCTTTGCAACTGTGGGGTTGGGGAGACGTAAAGACGGCACATCATTGGACGGCACATCGTATACTTGTTAACGATGGTTCAGAGGTTATCGGTGGTGCCCAGCTCCTAGTAAGAAAACTACCTGGGGCATTTCGTCGCTTTGTCTACATTCCGCGTGGGCCAGTTAGCCGCACGGGAAGGGAAGTAGATACGCTCAATGCCCTTGCCTCATACGTACGGCACCATTTGCCCGGAACAGTCCTCAGTGTCGAACCCAATACACGTGTGTTTCCTGATATAAAGGGATGGCGACATTCAAATCGAACGATTTTGATACCGAATACGCTTGTCCTCGACCTGACACGCACCGAGAGTGAGCTTCAGGCTGATATGACAAAAAAGACCAGGCAGTACATCCGCAAATCTCAGCGCGCGGAACTTGATTTTCGTCAAATTACTACTGATGAAGAGCTTAACGAATGTCTACATATTTACCATGAAACGGCTGGACGTGCTGAGTTTGCTCTCCATAGCGACGCGTATTATCGTGACGTCCATAGAAATCTTGGTGATGCATCTGTCATCATGGCAGCCTTTTATGAAGACAAGCCGGTTGCTTTTTTGTGGCTTGCAGTGAGCCAAGAGGTGGCATTCGAGCTATACGGAGGTATGAATGAGGAAGGACAGCGACGAAGGGCAAATTATGCACTCAAGTGGCAGACGATCTTACTCTGTAAACAGCGTGGGGCTAAGCAGTATGACATGAATGGGCTTTTAAACGATGGAGTTAGTACCTTCAAGAAGGGGTTTGCCAGTCAGGAGACGATGCTTGCGGGAACCTACGACTATCCGTTATCGCCGCTCTATACAATTTGGAACCGAGCACTACCGATAGCAAAAAAACTTGTTCGCACTACTGGAAAGGTGTTGAGAAGACCCTAA